In Parasphingorhabdus halotolerans, a single window of DNA contains:
- a CDS encoding phosphotransferase, with product MSAAFPLRPEDFNPGFVERVFNAPAQSLLGLTYEPVGTGQVCDSYRFVCDWVGDDGPATFVAKCPSANEISRGAAAIFHLYDMEVGWYRDIAEHCDALCPKCYHADIAENEQEFVLLLEDMAPASQGDQLAGASLVQVKTTLAEAAALHSFRPEGGFASYKWLHHGKDNSQFLVNTLQNGYPVFRDRFSSLLTADILDLGQQLVDRIGNYVAREPLEQTITHGDMRLDNILYQADGRIAALVDWQTCSLGNPANDVAYLIGTSFADPAVRRAEEKQLVEDYLATRTSAQDFDAFWNEYRRHAFSGFLMAINASLHVEQTERGDAMFAAMAERPAQMAMDLDSLSLL from the coding sequence ATGAGCGCTGCCTTCCCGCTCCGGCCCGAAGATTTCAATCCGGGCTTTGTCGAACGGGTTTTTAACGCACCCGCCCAATCGCTTTTAGGTTTGACGTACGAACCGGTCGGAACCGGCCAGGTCTGTGACAGCTACCGGTTCGTCTGCGACTGGGTTGGTGATGATGGCCCAGCGACATTTGTGGCGAAATGCCCTAGCGCCAATGAAATTAGCCGGGGCGCGGCCGCGATCTTCCATCTGTATGATATGGAGGTCGGTTGGTATCGCGACATCGCCGAGCATTGCGATGCGCTTTGCCCAAAATGCTACCACGCCGATATCGCTGAAAACGAACAGGAGTTTGTGCTGTTGCTCGAAGATATGGCGCCTGCCAGTCAGGGCGATCAACTGGCCGGCGCATCGCTGGTGCAGGTCAAAACAACTCTGGCAGAGGCGGCAGCACTGCACAGCTTTCGGCCGGAAGGTGGGTTTGCGTCTTACAAGTGGTTGCACCACGGCAAGGACAATAGCCAGTTTCTAGTGAACACATTGCAAAATGGCTATCCTGTTTTTCGCGATCGGTTTTCATCGCTGCTAACGGCGGATATTCTGGATTTGGGCCAGCAACTGGTCGACCGGATCGGCAACTATGTTGCCCGTGAGCCGCTTGAACAGACGATCACCCACGGCGATATGCGGCTCGACAATATTCTCTATCAAGCCGACGGAAGGATCGCAGCGCTAGTCGACTGGCAGACCTGCTCACTAGGCAATCCAGCCAATGATGTGGCCTATTTGATTGGGACCAGCTTTGCCGACCCTGCTGTCCGCCGGGCTGAAGAAAAGCAATTGGTCGAGGATTATCTGGCGACCCGCACGTCTGCTCAGGATTTTGATGCGTTCTGGAACGAATATCGCCGCCACGCTTTTTCCGGTTTCCTGATGGCGATCAACGCCTCACTGCATGTCGAGCAGACCGAGCGCGGCGATGCGATGTTTGCCGCAATGGCAGAGCGGCCCGCGCAAATGGCGATGGATCTGGATAGTTTATCTCTGCTTTAA
- a CDS encoding PaaI family thioesterase: MADAEPVYFTSDPDPNHPGWHNWVLTDPECYNSFLGEMIVRRGGDGVGENIARIRMFPQRRHRNLGDVVHGGTMMGFIDCSLFAAMRVLDLGPSGFAVTLELQTHFIGAARMTEPLEAQVEVTRETGRFLFMRGLVVQGDKGQDNMASFTAIVKKAPRKNAEAK; the protein is encoded by the coding sequence ATGGCTGACGCCGAACCGGTTTATTTTACCAGCGACCCCGACCCCAATCACCCGGGCTGGCACAACTGGGTTTTGACTGACCCTGAGTGTTATAACAGTTTCCTCGGGGAGATGATTGTCCGGCGTGGTGGCGATGGTGTTGGTGAAAATATCGCTCGTATCCGCATGTTTCCCCAGCGGCGACATCGCAATCTGGGCGATGTTGTTCATGGCGGCACAATGATGGGATTTATTGATTGTTCCCTGTTCGCCGCCATGCGGGTGCTGGACCTTGGCCCTTCGGGATTTGCTGTCACGCTCGAACTACAAACACATTTTATCGGCGCTGCGCGGATGACCGAGCCGCTTGAAGCGCAGGTAGAAGTCACGCGGGAAACCGGGCGTTTTCTGTTTATGCGCGGGCTAGTGGTGCAGGGCGATAAGGGTCAGGACAACATGGCATCATTTACCGCTATCGTGAAAAAAGCGCCGCGCAAAAATGCAGAAGCCAAATGA
- a CDS encoding succinate dehydrogenase iron-sulfur subunit, with protein sequence MATFTLPKNSKIRNTGEVHEALSGGTTRNFKIYRYDPDTGENPRYDTFKIDTDECGPMVLDALIKMKSEQDATLTFRRSCREGICGSCAMNIDGKNGLACTTAIEDCGKEVKITPLPHMEVIKDLVPDFTHFYAQYASIQPWLKTVTPTPSGKERLQSPEDRNKLDGLYECILCACCQTSCPSYWWNSDKFLGPAILLQAYRWLADSRDEMTGERLDELEDPFRLYRCHTIMNCANACPKGLSPAKAIAEIKKMTAERHI encoded by the coding sequence ATGGCAACTTTCACGCTTCCGAAGAACAGCAAGATCCGCAACACTGGCGAAGTGCATGAGGCTTTGAGTGGCGGAACCACCCGAAATTTCAAGATCTATCGCTATGATCCCGACACTGGCGAGAATCCACGCTATGACACGTTCAAGATCGATACCGATGAATGCGGCCCGATGGTGCTCGATGCGTTGATCAAGATGAAATCGGAGCAAGACGCGACGCTCACATTCCGTCGCTCCTGCCGTGAAGGCATTTGTGGTTCTTGCGCCATGAATATCGACGGTAAAAACGGCCTTGCCTGCACGACTGCGATTGAAGACTGTGGCAAGGAAGTAAAAATCACCCCGCTGCCGCATATGGAAGTGATCAAGGATCTGGTCCCTGATTTCACCCACTTTTATGCGCAATATGCTTCGATCCAGCCTTGGCTCAAAACGGTCACACCGACGCCTTCCGGCAAAGAGCGTCTGCAATCACCGGAAGACCGCAACAAGCTGGACGGGCTCTATGAGTGCATCCTGTGCGCATGCTGCCAGACCAGTTGCCCAAGCTACTGGTGGAATTCAGACAAGTTCCTTGGCCCTGCTATCCTCCTGCAAGCCTATCGCTGGCTTGCCGATAGCCGCGATGAAATGACCGGCGAGCGTCTGGACGAGCTGGAAGATCCCTTCCGTCTCTATCGCTGCCATACGATCATGAATTGCGCCAATGCTTGTCCGAAAGGCCTGTCACCGGCGAAGGCCATTGCCGAAATCAAGAAGATGACGGCTGAACGGCATATTTAA
- the mdh gene encoding malate dehydrogenase, whose protein sequence is MARNKIALIGAGMIGGTLAHLAASKEMGDVVLFDIAEGMPAGKALDLSQAAPVDGFDSNLKGTSDYADIAGADVIIVTAGVPRKPGMSRDDLLGINLKVMKAVGEGIKTHAPDAFVICITNPLDAMVWALREFSGLPHNKVVGMAGVLDSARFRHFLADEFNVSVEDVTAFVLGGHGDTMVPVPAYSTVAGIPIPDLIKMGWTTQEKIDAIVKRTRGGGGEIVALLGNGSAYYAPATSAIMMAESYLKDKRRVLPAAAHLTGQYGVDDLYVGVPCIIGKDGVEKIIEIELSEEAQGNFDVSVDAVKELLAACKVLDSSLG, encoded by the coding sequence ATGGCCCGTAACAAAATTGCGCTGATTGGCGCCGGTATGATCGGCGGCACGCTCGCCCACCTCGCAGCTTCCAAGGAAATGGGCGATGTTGTTCTGTTTGATATTGCCGAGGGCATGCCGGCGGGCAAGGCGCTCGACCTTTCTCAGGCCGCACCGGTTGACGGGTTTGACAGCAATCTGAAGGGCACCAGCGATTACGCCGATATCGCAGGCGCGGATGTGATCATCGTGACCGCAGGCGTGCCGCGCAAACCCGGCATGAGCCGCGATGATCTGCTCGGCATCAATCTGAAGGTGATGAAGGCTGTGGGCGAAGGTATCAAGACCCACGCACCGGACGCTTTCGTAATCTGCATCACCAACCCGCTCGACGCGATGGTCTGGGCGTTGCGCGAATTTTCTGGACTGCCGCACAACAAGGTGGTCGGCATGGCAGGCGTTTTGGACAGTGCCCGCTTCCGTCATTTCCTCGCGGACGAATTTAATGTCTCCGTAGAAGACGTCACCGCGTTCGTGCTTGGCGGCCACGGCGATACGATGGTTCCGGTTCCGGCATACTCGACGGTTGCCGGAATCCCGATCCCTGACCTTATTAAAATGGGCTGGACCACGCAGGAAAAGATCGATGCCATCGTCAAGCGGACCCGTGGCGGCGGCGGCGAGATCGTCGCCCTGCTCGGCAATGGCTCGGCCTATTATGCGCCAGCGACCAGCGCAATCATGATGGCGGAAAGCTATCTCAAGGACAAACGCCGCGTGCTTCCGGCAGCGGCGCACCTGACCGGCCAGTACGGCGTAGATGACCTGTATGTCGGCGTACCGTGCATCATCGGCAAAGATGGCGTCGAGAAGATAATCGAGATCGAACTGAGCGAGGAAGCGCAGGGCAATTTCGATGTGTCGGTCGATGCGGTGAAGGAATTGCTGGCGGCTTGTAAGGTGTTGGATAGCTCACTCGGCTAA
- a CDS encoding alpha/beta hydrolase, whose translation MKWLFGLGATALAIAGFVWWFTSLPGPKQLDMANNAFPGDSNAKLLIKDQTYDKKLNLGMNIWASEEASDQPRPVVVFIYGGGWRQGSKDEYAFAGRALANRGYIVALPDYRLYPDAKFPAFLEDSAKALAWVHDNIARVGGDPERIFISGQSAGAYNVLMLALDRQWLGREGKSTDIIKGVAALAGPTDFYPFKGETRKNSFGSYHKPEMTQPINFVRADAPPLWLATGIDDTQVDPRNSRVLHYLILEAGGDAQYTEYPEMDHLEIMMAIAKPFRGKGPVLDDMVEFFESQN comes from the coding sequence ATGAAATGGCTTTTTGGTCTTGGTGCGACAGCACTCGCGATTGCAGGCTTTGTCTGGTGGTTCACCTCTTTGCCCGGCCCGAAACAGCTGGATATGGCGAACAATGCTTTTCCCGGCGATAGCAACGCCAAGCTGCTGATCAAGGACCAGACCTACGACAAAAAACTGAACCTTGGCATGAACATCTGGGCGTCTGAAGAGGCTTCGGACCAGCCACGGCCGGTCGTGGTTTTCATCTATGGCGGGGGCTGGCGGCAGGGCTCCAAGGACGAATATGCTTTTGCCGGACGCGCCTTGGCCAATCGCGGCTATATTGTCGCGCTGCCGGACTATCGGCTCTATCCCGATGCGAAATTCCCCGCCTTTCTGGAAGATAGTGCCAAGGCTCTTGCCTGGGTGCATGACAATATCGCCCGCGTTGGTGGCGACCCCGAGCGCATTTTTATCTCCGGTCAATCCGCTGGAGCCTATAATGTTCTGATGCTGGCGCTGGATCGCCAATGGCTGGGGCGCGAAGGCAAAAGCACGGACATCATAAAGGGCGTCGCGGCGCTGGCCGGACCAACCGATTTTTACCCGTTTAAAGGCGAAACACGAAAGAACAGCTTCGGTTCGTATCACAAGCCGGAAATGACCCAGCCAATCAATTTTGTCCGCGCCGATGCTCCCCCGCTTTGGCTGGCGACCGGCATTGATGACACCCAGGTCGATCCGCGCAATAGCAGGGTGTTGCATTATCTGATTCTCGAAGCCGGCGGCGATGCGCAATATACCGAATATCCGGAAATGGATCATCTGGAGATCATGATGGCAATTGCAAAGCCGTTTCGCGGCAAAGGCCCGGTGCTGGATGATATGGTCGAATTCTTCGAGAGCCAAAACTAG
- the sucD gene encoding succinate--CoA ligase subunit alpha, whose amino-acid sequence MSILIDKNTKVITQGMTGNTGTFHTEQALAYGTQMVAGVTPGKGGTTHIGLPNFDTVAEAKEATGATASVVYVPPPFAADSILEAIDAEIELIVAITEGVPVLDMVRVKRALQGSKSRLIGPNCPGVLTPDECKIGIMPGSIFKKGSVGVVSRSGTLTYEAVHQTTAVGLGQTTAVGIGGDPVNGTNFIDVLELFLADDETKSMIMIGEIGGSAEEEAAQFLADEAKKGRSKPTVGFIAGLTAPPGRRMGHAGAIVSGGKGGAEDKIAAMEAAGIRVSPSPSELGTTLDAMLKELV is encoded by the coding sequence ATGAGCATTTTAATCGACAAAAACACCAAGGTGATCACCCAGGGCATGACCGGCAACACCGGCACGTTCCACACCGAACAGGCGCTGGCTTATGGTACGCAGATGGTGGCTGGTGTGACGCCGGGCAAGGGTGGCACGACCCATATCGGTCTGCCGAATTTTGATACCGTGGCCGAAGCCAAGGAAGCGACCGGCGCCACGGCCTCCGTGGTTTATGTTCCACCGCCATTTGCCGCGGATTCAATCCTCGAGGCGATTGATGCCGAGATTGAATTGATCGTCGCGATTACCGAAGGTGTTCCTGTTCTCGACATGGTTCGGGTCAAGCGGGCGCTGCAAGGCAGCAAGTCGCGCCTGATCGGCCCGAACTGCCCCGGCGTTCTGACGCCTGATGAATGCAAGATCGGCATCATGCCCGGCAGCATTTTCAAAAAAGGCTCGGTCGGTGTGGTATCGCGCTCCGGTACGCTCACCTATGAAGCGGTGCATCAGACAACGGCGGTTGGCCTTGGCCAGACGACGGCGGTCGGCATTGGCGGTGATCCGGTCAATGGCACCAACTTCATCGACGTGCTTGAGCTCTTCCTTGCCGATGACGAAACCAAGTCGATGATCATGATCGGTGAAATCGGCGGCAGTGCGGAAGAAGAGGCGGCACAGTTCCTCGCCGATGAAGCGAAGAAGGGCCGTTCGAAACCAACCGTTGGTTTCATCGCTGGCCTGACTGCCCCTCCAGGACGCCGCATGGGCCATGCTGGTGCTATCGTTTCCGGCGGCAAAGGCGGCGCGGAAGACAAGATTGCGGCGATGGAAGCGGCGGGTATCCGTGTATCGCCATCGCCAAGCGAGTTGGGCACCACGCTCGACGCGATGCTGAAAGAACTGGTGTAA
- a CDS encoding M20/M25/M40 family metallo-hydrolase, whose protein sequence is MNRLVIGLVTGMLAFSASAGAKELKPSEVEARDLFKQVVEIPTVEGRGEVPRLVKLLSEKFRAEGFDDIIVKPHGETETMILRWKAGGTPIAKPILLMAHMDVVEAKRDDWADDPFIFREKDGYYWGRGSVDNKAGMTAIVMSLIRLKRSGFAPKRDIIVLFTGDEETAGDGSRLAASEWIDLVRAEYALNSDAGGGGFTADGTPLGYGMQTAEKTYRTYTFSVTNKGGHSSKPRPDNAIYELASAITRLEKHRFAPMLNETTRGYFAARAKQEKGALGDAMRRWLADDNDGEAADIVEADPKEVGLTRTRCVATKLAGGHADNALPQLAQATVNCRIFPGVDPVAVKAELEQIAGEGVAVEQSDSFGASTPASPLRADVVGAYTKAIQKRFPDMPIVPSMSTGATDGVFFRGIGIPVYGVSGIWLKIPEDARAHGLDERIPVESFHMNIGVWEDMLRELAG, encoded by the coding sequence ATGAACAGACTTGTGATCGGATTGGTAACCGGTATGCTTGCTTTTTCGGCTAGTGCGGGTGCGAAAGAATTGAAGCCTTCCGAGGTGGAAGCGCGTGATCTGTTCAAACAGGTTGTGGAAATTCCGACTGTTGAAGGGCGCGGAGAAGTGCCGCGGTTGGTAAAACTGCTCTCCGAAAAATTTCGCGCGGAAGGCTTTGATGACATCATTGTAAAGCCGCATGGTGAGACCGAGACGATGATCTTGCGCTGGAAGGCCGGAGGCACACCGATCGCCAAACCAATCCTGCTGATGGCGCACATGGATGTGGTCGAAGCCAAGCGAGATGACTGGGCAGATGATCCGTTTATCTTCCGTGAAAAAGACGGATACTATTGGGGCCGTGGTTCGGTTGATAACAAGGCCGGAATGACCGCCATTGTGATGAGTTTGATCCGGCTCAAGCGTTCCGGTTTTGCACCAAAGCGCGATATCATTGTGTTGTTTACCGGCGATGAAGAAACGGCAGGCGATGGTTCGCGTTTGGCGGCGAGTGAATGGATTGATCTGGTTCGCGCGGAATATGCTCTCAACAGCGATGCGGGCGGCGGTGGATTTACCGCTGATGGAACACCGCTCGGTTATGGCATGCAGACCGCAGAGAAGACTTACCGGACTTACACATTCAGCGTAACCAATAAAGGCGGTCACAGCTCCAAGCCACGCCCGGACAATGCGATTTATGAGCTCGCGAGCGCAATAACCCGCCTGGAGAAGCATCGGTTTGCGCCGATGCTCAACGAGACCACACGCGGGTATTTCGCCGCCCGTGCCAAACAGGAAAAAGGCGCACTGGGTGATGCGATGCGGCGCTGGCTGGCGGACGACAATGATGGCGAGGCTGCAGACATTGTTGAGGCGGATCCCAAGGAAGTCGGCCTGACCCGCACGCGCTGCGTGGCGACAAAACTTGCTGGTGGTCATGCAGATAATGCGCTTCCGCAGCTCGCGCAGGCGACGGTGAATTGCCGCATTTTCCCGGGCGTTGATCCGGTGGCAGTCAAGGCTGAACTTGAGCAGATTGCAGGCGAAGGTGTGGCAGTGGAACAGAGCGACAGTTTTGGCGCATCAACCCCTGCCAGTCCGTTGCGCGCAGATGTGGTCGGCGCGTACACCAAAGCCATTCAGAAGCGCTTTCCCGACATGCCGATTGTGCCTTCGATGTCGACTGGTGCGACCGATGGTGTGTTCTTTCGCGGTATCGGTATTCCCGTCTATGGCGTCAGCGGTATCTGGCTAAAAATCCCCGAAGACGCGCGGGCGCATGGGCTGGATGAGCGTATTCCGGTGGAAAGTTTCCACATGAATATTGGCGTGTGGGAAGATATGCTGCGCGAATTGGCGGGTTGA
- a CDS encoding lipopolysaccharide biosynthesis protein, whose amino-acid sequence MVRKTFLKFRNSEDNLVRVLRNSVWLFTGNGVTAVLSFFYLAILTRTLGPEGFGKFVLIFSAVQMISAFLRFQTWQTIVHFGVRYVLEQDPQKFSALAFFGIALETTGALIGCILAWLIIPVIGNYFDWGVEFIGITQIYAVIMLLCVKSSALGILRAHDRFRDGALADAMIPIGRMIGASFVLFYGPSVTAFLGAWVGAEILSAVVFWILVYRHARIRRSALHGKQISNIVSENPGIGKFFTSTALMEMVAAMREHLVVLMIGFLIDPRSAGLFRLAAQLSNAINRIADMFARPLFTELSRIHAGGDLKEFRRLFYRSLRLSLLSGVGVIIVLVVIGKRLISLMAGPEFVDAYPLLVILGAATGMGMIGLGLDPLLQASGKAHLSLIIRISALALILLSVYFLVPVFGAVGAALALLGAALATLLVLLLTAFGEIGKMKRR is encoded by the coding sequence TTGGTCAGAAAAACATTCCTCAAGTTTCGCAATAGCGAGGACAATCTGGTTCGGGTGCTGCGCAATAGCGTGTGGCTGTTTACCGGCAACGGCGTGACAGCCGTTCTCAGTTTTTTCTATCTCGCGATTCTCACCCGGACACTGGGGCCGGAAGGCTTCGGTAAATTCGTGCTGATCTTCAGCGCAGTGCAAATGATCTCAGCATTTCTGCGCTTTCAGACCTGGCAGACAATTGTCCATTTTGGCGTCCGCTATGTGCTGGAACAAGACCCGCAAAAATTCTCCGCGCTCGCCTTTTTCGGGATCGCGCTTGAGACCACCGGCGCGCTGATCGGTTGCATTCTTGCCTGGCTGATCATCCCGGTCATCGGCAATTATTTCGATTGGGGGGTCGAATTTATTGGCATCACCCAGATTTATGCAGTGATTATGCTGCTGTGCGTCAAATCAAGCGCGCTTGGTATATTGCGCGCGCATGACCGGTTTCGCGACGGCGCATTGGCTGACGCAATGATCCCGATTGGCCGGATGATCGGTGCAAGTTTCGTGCTCTTTTATGGACCGAGCGTAACGGCATTTCTCGGCGCATGGGTCGGCGCTGAAATATTGAGTGCGGTTGTTTTCTGGATTCTGGTATATCGACACGCGCGCATCCGGCGTTCGGCTCTTCATGGTAAACAGATTTCCAATATTGTTTCGGAAAATCCCGGGATCGGGAAATTCTTCACCTCGACCGCGCTGATGGAAATGGTGGCGGCGATGCGCGAGCATCTTGTGGTGCTGATGATCGGCTTCCTCATCGATCCGCGGTCTGCTGGCCTCTTCCGTCTCGCTGCCCAGCTTTCCAATGCAATCAACCGGATTGCCGATATGTTCGCGCGGCCCTTGTTTACAGAATTGTCGCGTATCCACGCGGGCGGTGATCTAAAGGAATTCCGGCGGCTATTCTATCGCTCGCTGAGATTGTCATTGTTAAGCGGGGTGGGGGTTATCATCGTCCTTGTGGTTATAGGAAAACGGTTGATCAGCCTGATGGCAGGACCTGAATTTGTCGATGCCTACCCCTTGCTGGTCATTTTGGGCGCCGCGACGGGGATGGGTATGATCGGACTGGGGCTAGACCCGTTGCTGCAAGCGTCAGGAAAAGCGCATCTGTCACTTATCATCCGCATATCGGCATTGGCGCTGATTTTGTTGAGCGTGTATTTTCTGGTGCCAGTGTTCGGGGCAGTTGGCGCAGCGCTGGCATTATTGGGCGCAGCATTGGCGACATTACTCGTATTGCTTCTCACAGCTTTTGGCGAAATCGGAAAGATGAAACGCCGCTAA
- the zapE gene encoding cell division protein ZapE, with amino-acid sequence MSSFYQRYEALIAQGELKPDPDQQTCAKRLAQLQEELEAVPPRGSLLWRTFGKKPEPPRGIYMWGGVGRGKSMLMDLLYENLDIRRKKRAHFHEFMLRVHDMMRAWREADPGDPIPNVVRDLAQEARCLAFDEMVVNNSADAMIMSRLFTGLVEAGVTLIATSNRPPRDLYKDGLNREHFLPFVDLLETRLDVISLNGPTDYRRERLGGVDLWHVPNGEAATKAMSEAFFRLTDYPPEDRAHVPSDELEIQGARSMHVPKALKGVAVFSFKRLCAEARGATDYLAIARKYHSVIIVGIPLLSKENRNEAARFVTLIDALYEYKVKLLASADAEPDSLYPAGDGSFEFERTASRLIEMQSDEYLALGHGEAED; translated from the coding sequence ATGAGCAGCTTCTACCAGCGCTATGAGGCGTTGATTGCGCAGGGCGAACTCAAGCCCGATCCTGACCAGCAGACTTGCGCGAAGCGACTGGCACAGCTGCAGGAAGAGCTGGAAGCGGTTCCGCCAAGAGGTAGCCTTTTGTGGAGAACTTTCGGGAAAAAGCCGGAACCGCCCAGGGGCATATATATGTGGGGCGGAGTCGGCCGCGGCAAATCCATGCTGATGGATTTATTATACGAGAATCTCGACATCCGGCGAAAGAAGCGCGCTCATTTTCACGAGTTTATGCTGCGGGTGCACGACATGATGCGCGCATGGCGCGAGGCCGACCCTGGTGATCCGATCCCGAATGTCGTTCGTGATCTCGCACAAGAAGCGCGATGTCTGGCCTTCGACGAAATGGTTGTCAACAATAGCGCCGATGCAATGATCATGTCGCGGCTATTCACGGGACTAGTCGAGGCGGGTGTGACGCTAATCGCGACTTCGAACCGTCCCCCAAGAGATTTGTATAAAGACGGCCTGAACCGGGAGCATTTCTTGCCGTTTGTTGACCTATTGGAAACACGGCTTGATGTGATTTCCCTCAACGGCCCGACCGATTACCGGCGCGAAAGACTGGGCGGCGTTGACTTGTGGCATGTGCCCAATGGAGAGGCCGCAACCAAGGCGATGAGCGAGGCGTTCTTCCGGCTGACGGATTATCCGCCAGAAGACCGCGCGCACGTTCCGTCGGACGAGCTCGAGATACAGGGTGCGCGCTCGATGCATGTACCCAAAGCGCTCAAAGGTGTCGCGGTATTCTCCTTCAAACGGCTGTGTGCAGAAGCGCGCGGCGCCACGGACTATCTCGCCATCGCCCGGAAATATCACAGCGTAATCATTGTCGGCATTCCGTTGCTGTCCAAAGAAAACCGCAATGAAGCGGCGCGCTTTGTGACGCTGATCGATGCACTTTACGAGTATAAGGTGAAGCTGCTCGCCAGCGCCGATGCCGAGCCCGATAGTCTTTACCCGGCAGGCGATGGCAGTTTTGAATTTGAACGCACAGCTTCACGGTTGATAGAGATGCAATCGGATGAATATCTTGCGCTAGGCCATGGCGAAGCGGAGGACTGA
- a CDS encoding nucleotidyltransferase family protein has product MRASLNSVTAIILAGSRPGVDSFAAAHGVTLKSLIPVAGKAMLAHVVAAVSANRAINGTQIIAQDIKQLASDPDVADALLAAKAHLIPGAATIAQSLEAVLADPDVRFPLMVTTADNVLLNDPMIAHFLAQSDGSDVAVAVVERDVLLQSYPSSKRTWIKLKGSQYSGANLFYFGSEKAAKLLALWAEIEQDRKKGWKIFTVFGPWLLILGVLRLFTIDQLAERIGRKLGLKAKAVPMPQAEACIDVDKAEDLEMVESILARRRSPG; this is encoded by the coding sequence ATGCGCGCTTCCCTAAATAGCGTTACCGCAATAATATTGGCGGGCAGCAGGCCGGGTGTGGACTCGTTTGCCGCTGCCCACGGCGTGACGTTGAAATCGCTAATTCCGGTCGCTGGAAAAGCGATGCTCGCGCATGTTGTCGCTGCCGTGTCGGCAAATAGAGCGATCAATGGTACGCAGATTATTGCGCAGGACATCAAGCAACTGGCTAGCGACCCGGATGTCGCGGACGCCCTGCTCGCCGCAAAAGCGCACCTGATTCCGGGAGCCGCGACGATCGCGCAGTCTCTCGAAGCGGTCTTGGCCGATCCCGATGTGCGTTTCCCCTTGATGGTCACCACGGCTGACAATGTGCTGCTGAATGATCCAATGATCGCTCATTTCCTTGCGCAAAGTGACGGCAGCGACGTCGCTGTTGCTGTCGTTGAGCGAGATGTTTTGCTACAAAGTTATCCTTCCTCAAAACGGACCTGGATTAAGCTGAAAGGGAGCCAATATAGCGGCGCCAATCTATTCTACTTTGGATCGGAAAAAGCAGCCAAACTGCTCGCGCTTTGGGCCGAAATTGAGCAGGACCGTAAAAAGGGCTGGAAGATTTTCACCGTTTTTGGACCGTGGCTGCTGATTTTGGGCGTGCTTCGGCTGTTCACCATAGATCAACTGGCTGAACGGATTGGCCGCAAACTCGGCCTGAAAGCCAAGGCCGTGCCGATGCCGCAAGCGGAGGCTTGTATTGATGTCGACAAGGCGGAGGATCTCGAAATGGTGGAGTCCATATTGGCGCGTCGTCGCTCTCCAGGCTGA